One genomic window of Acidovorax radicis includes the following:
- the flgL gene encoding flagellar hook-associated protein FlgL: MSNNLYRLGTANMYDNALRNLGARQTNLSNLQENLTSGKRVVRASDDPVSAAQAERALNRMSRIQTEQRALETQRNAITQGESTLGDAVNLLQSFRELVVNAGDATLTPNDRTTIANQLQGLREQLQNLANRKDTNGVPLLSSLGSALSPFLGPQSTSPDYTFQGLPGQTASTGVTVPGSLDGDAAFMFNPQRDGVYTAGVSTIPSTRQLTTTAITPVDRSLITGDSYSITFSAVGPGATTGTSTATYTLTNTTTGAVSAPVTVPDFPSDKPVTIPVTGIPGLAFDITGTPANGDAISVQPSASLFSTLDSAINGIRNAPNNNGAIQSVGQALANIDAGLERVHNMRSYAGELLNRADRITGDQGKRSDQLEADRSRAEDLDMIKGLSEFQNQQVGYEAALKSYAQVQKLSLFNFIS, from the coding sequence ATGAGCAACAACCTCTACCGGCTTGGCACCGCCAACATGTATGACAACGCGCTGCGCAACCTGGGCGCGCGCCAGACCAACCTCTCCAATCTGCAGGAGAACCTCACATCCGGCAAACGGGTGGTGCGCGCCAGCGATGACCCGGTGTCTGCTGCACAGGCTGAGCGGGCACTCAACCGCATGTCACGCATCCAGACCGAGCAGCGGGCACTGGAGACCCAGCGCAACGCCATCACGCAGGGCGAGTCGACCTTGGGTGATGCCGTGAATCTGCTCCAGAGTTTTCGCGAGCTGGTGGTGAATGCAGGCGATGCCACCCTGACCCCCAACGACCGCACCACCATTGCCAACCAGCTGCAGGGCCTGCGCGAGCAACTACAGAACCTCGCCAACCGCAAGGACACCAATGGTGTTCCGCTGCTCAGTTCGCTGGGTAGCGCCCTCTCCCCATTTCTGGGTCCTCAGAGCACCTCGCCCGACTACACCTTTCAAGGGTTGCCTGGCCAGACAGCCAGCACAGGCGTCACAGTGCCAGGTTCCCTGGATGGGGATGCGGCATTCATGTTCAACCCGCAGCGCGACGGTGTGTACACCGCCGGGGTCAGCACCATCCCGAGCACTCGGCAGCTCACCACGACCGCTATCACGCCGGTGGACCGCAGTCTGATCACAGGCGACAGCTACTCCATCACGTTCAGCGCGGTGGGCCCGGGCGCAACCACCGGCACCAGCACCGCCACGTACACACTCACCAACACCACCACGGGCGCCGTATCCGCGCCAGTGACGGTCCCCGACTTTCCATCCGACAAACCGGTCACCATCCCCGTGACGGGCATTCCAGGCCTGGCCTTCGACATCACGGGAACACCTGCGAACGGCGATGCCATCAGCGTGCAACCCAGCGCCAGCCTGTTCAGCACGCTGGACAGCGCCATCAACGGCATCCGCAATGCGCCCAACAACAATGGCGCGATCCAGTCCGTGGGACAGGCGCTTGCCAACATCGACGCGGGGCTGGAGCGGGTACACAACATGCGTAGCTACGCGGGTGAATTGCTCAACCGCGCAGACCGTATCACCGGTGACCAGGGCAAGCGCTCGGATCAGCTCGAAGCAGACCGTTCGCGCGCGGAGGATCTCGATATGATCAAAGGCCTCTCGGAATTCCAGAACCAGCAGGTGGGCTACGAGGCGGCACTCAAGTCCTATGCCCAGGTCCAAAAGCTGTCCCTGTTCAATTTCATCAGCTAG
- a CDS encoding DMT family transporter, with protein sequence MNPAQEKEALLWGMVGVTLFAATLPMTRLAVGPTDAPQLSPWFVTFGRAAVAGVLSIGYLLWQRSRGRLNVPVRAQWPLLGITAFGVIVGFPLFLALALRHVPSTHGAVVTALLPLSTAVLGALWFRQRPSTGFWACAVLGSGLVLGFMVWRAGGFYLGAANIYLLIAMTTGALGYIGGARLTPSLGAEQAICWVLVCCLPLTLPIAWWFAPGAPSAISAMGWLGFIYVALFSMWIGFFAWYRALALGAVRVSQIQLIQPFLSLLFAVPLLGERLDIVTLFFALAVIATVFAGKKMPVHAAGAAP encoded by the coding sequence ATGAACCCGGCCCAGGAAAAAGAAGCGCTGCTATGGGGCATGGTCGGCGTCACCTTGTTTGCCGCCACCTTGCCAATGACCCGCCTGGCCGTCGGCCCCACCGATGCGCCTCAACTGTCCCCCTGGTTCGTCACCTTTGGCCGCGCCGCCGTGGCGGGGGTGCTGTCCATCGGGTACTTGCTGTGGCAGCGGTCGCGTGGGCGCCTCAACGTTCCGGTGCGGGCACAGTGGCCCCTGCTGGGTATCACGGCTTTTGGGGTGATCGTCGGGTTCCCGCTGTTCCTCGCGCTGGCGCTGCGCCACGTGCCCAGCACCCACGGCGCCGTTGTCACCGCGCTGCTGCCGCTGTCTACCGCCGTACTGGGCGCGCTGTGGTTCAGGCAGCGGCCATCCACGGGCTTCTGGGCCTGCGCGGTCCTGGGCAGCGGTCTGGTGCTGGGCTTCATGGTGTGGCGCGCTGGGGGCTTTTACCTGGGCGCTGCCAACATTTATCTGCTGATCGCGATGACCACGGGCGCCTTGGGCTACATCGGTGGGGCGCGCCTTACGCCGAGCCTGGGTGCCGAGCAGGCCATCTGCTGGGTGCTGGTGTGCTGCCTGCCGCTGACCCTGCCCATTGCCTGGTGGTTCGCGCCTGGTGCGCCCTCGGCGATCAGCGCTATGGGCTGGTTGGGCTTTATCTATGTGGCGCTGTTTTCGATGTGGATCGGCTTTTTTGCCTGGTATCGTGCCCTTGCACTGGGGGCCGTGCGCGTGAGCCAGATCCAGCTCATACAACCCTTCCTGAGCCTGCTATTTGCCGTGCCGCTGCTGGGCGAGCGGCTGGATATCGTCACCTTATTTTTTGCACTGGCTGTCATTGCGACGGTGTTCGCAGGCAAGAAGATGCCCGTCCACGCAGCAGGAGCCGCCCCATGA
- the flgK gene encoding flagellar hook-associated protein FlgK, with amino-acid sequence MSLLNVGARALLANQVALQTAGHNIANVNTPGYSRQTVVLQTVQGQFTGGGYIGQGVDVQTILRNQSELLTRQSAAAGSTQAADTVRAERLSQLQDIFSGGTAGLGAAINDMMNAFSDVVSSPTDITARTVALTRIDETAARMRTAADRLTEIEYTATEQLKSSINAVNSLAAQMASVNEQIARAQGNGQTPNDLLDKRDQIIRDINQYVQTTQIPADDGTVGLFVAGSQPLVLGTTATSLSIDEASQFPGSGQVKLYFNRPGATPIEMDENVLGGGTISGLLRFNNTDLAEGRNLLGRMATAIGMTMNAQQNLGLTLDGAAGKDLFSVPASMPGYTNGSGVGSVSFTGPTQFAASDYEIRFTTGTAGQVVRLSDGKSTPFTDAANLATLQIDGLNFNLTTPGAPGERMLFKPFSTAASNIQALVYSPRDLAAANPINAAMGTSNGGTMQLAGLKATGLPNPPGLVLPANANAAAVPPILGGVQLQFNAGPPSTYDVLDRGTAPPTTLAAAQPYTSGVPISFNGWEVTLQGTPKTGDTVVIGNALDPQYGDTFTRNSGNATSLMGLRDVKMFDEASLTDGYAGAMAQVGTRTQSAKFAADLSSTIASNLERDRTAVSGVNLDEEAAKLIQYQQAYQASSKMIQIAQSIFDSLLQGLGR; translated from the coding sequence ATGAGTCTGCTCAACGTCGGCGCTCGCGCCCTCCTCGCCAACCAGGTCGCCCTGCAGACCGCCGGCCACAACATTGCCAATGTCAATACGCCCGGGTATTCACGCCAGACCGTGGTGCTGCAAACCGTGCAGGGCCAGTTCACGGGCGGCGGCTACATCGGCCAGGGCGTGGATGTGCAAACGATTTTGCGCAACCAGAGCGAACTGCTTACACGCCAATCGGCGGCCGCAGGATCCACGCAGGCCGCAGACACGGTGCGCGCCGAACGCCTGAGCCAACTGCAAGACATCTTCAGCGGTGGTACGGCCGGCCTGGGTGCGGCCATCAACGACATGATGAACGCGTTTTCTGACGTGGTGAGCAGCCCCACCGACATCACGGCACGCACGGTGGCCCTCACACGCATCGACGAAACCGCCGCGCGCATGCGCACAGCCGCAGACCGCCTGACCGAAATCGAATACACCGCCACAGAACAGCTCAAGAGCAGCATCAACGCCGTCAACAGCCTGGCGGCCCAGATGGCGAGCGTCAACGAACAGATTGCACGCGCCCAGGGCAACGGCCAGACCCCCAACGACCTGCTGGACAAGCGCGATCAGATCATCCGGGACATCAACCAGTACGTGCAGACGACGCAGATTCCTGCCGATGACGGCACCGTGGGTCTGTTTGTGGCGGGCAGCCAACCGCTGGTGCTGGGCACCACGGCAACCAGCCTGTCCATCGACGAAGCCAGCCAGTTCCCGGGCAGCGGACAGGTCAAACTGTATTTCAACCGACCCGGTGCTACCCCGATCGAAATGGACGAGAACGTGCTGGGCGGCGGCACGATCTCGGGCCTCTTGCGCTTTAACAACACGGACCTTGCCGAAGGGCGCAACCTGTTGGGGCGCATGGCAACTGCCATCGGCATGACGATGAACGCGCAGCAGAACCTGGGGCTGACGCTGGACGGCGCGGCCGGCAAGGATCTGTTCTCGGTGCCCGCCAGCATGCCCGGGTACACCAACGGGTCGGGCGTTGGTTCCGTTTCTTTCACGGGGCCCACACAGTTCGCCGCCTCGGACTATGAGATCCGCTTCACCACGGGCACCGCCGGGCAAGTCGTGCGGCTGTCGGACGGCAAGTCCACACCGTTCACCGACGCGGCCAACCTGGCCACACTGCAGATTGACGGGCTGAACTTCAACCTGACCACCCCCGGTGCGCCCGGTGAGCGCATGCTGTTCAAACCGTTCAGCACCGCAGCAAGCAACATCCAGGCGCTGGTGTATTCCCCCCGCGACCTGGCGGCGGCCAACCCCATCAATGCGGCCATGGGAACGTCCAACGGTGGCACCATGCAACTGGCAGGACTCAAGGCAACGGGGCTGCCGAATCCGCCAGGCCTTGTGCTGCCAGCCAACGCCAATGCAGCGGCGGTTCCACCCATTCTGGGCGGGGTTCAGCTGCAGTTCAACGCAGGCCCCCCTAGCACTTACGACGTGCTCGACCGTGGCACGGCACCGCCCACTACCTTGGCTGCGGCACAGCCCTATACATCTGGCGTTCCGATCTCCTTCAATGGGTGGGAGGTCACGTTGCAGGGCACCCCTAAAACCGGCGATACCGTCGTGATCGGCAATGCGCTCGATCCGCAATATGGCGATACCTTCACCCGCAACTCAGGCAACGCAACGTCCCTGATGGGACTGCGCGATGTGAAGATGTTCGACGAGGCCTCGCTCACCGACGGCTACGCCGGGGCCATGGCCCAGGTGGGCACCCGCACCCAAAGCGCGAAGTTCGCTGCCGATCTTTCCTCCACCATCGCCTCCAATCTGGAACGTGACCGCACTGCGGTCTCGGGCGTCAATCTGGACGAAGAAGCCGCCAAACTGATTCAATACCAGCAGGCATACCAGGCATCGTCCAAAATGATCCAGATTGCGCAGAGCATTTTTGATTCGCTGCTGCAGGGCCTGGGCCGCTGA
- a CDS encoding LysE family translocator: protein MSAAELTTLLLFCTAMSFSPGPNTTLSTALAANLGLKRALRFCFAVPAGWTLLMLGSGLGLGALITGVPALRWAVTLLGVAYMLWLAFKLARAGQLTTIDTTRLSVTFWQGVGLQFVNIKAWMLALTLSAGWVVNAAGQPATNPGERLVIICGVMMVFAFTSNFVYALVGSLLRQWLAQGARLLWFNRALALVLVLTAYWMLTL, encoded by the coding sequence ATGAGCGCCGCCGAACTCACCACCCTGCTGCTGTTTTGCACCGCCATGAGCTTTTCGCCGGGGCCCAACACCACCTTGTCCACCGCGCTGGCCGCCAACCTGGGCCTCAAGCGCGCACTGCGTTTTTGTTTTGCCGTGCCTGCGGGCTGGACACTGCTCATGCTGGGCAGCGGCCTGGGCCTGGGGGCCCTGATCACGGGAGTGCCGGCTCTGCGCTGGGCCGTCACGCTGCTGGGCGTGGCTTACATGCTCTGGCTGGCCTTCAAGCTGGCCCGCGCGGGCCAGCTGACCACCATCGACACCACGCGCCTGAGCGTGACCTTCTGGCAAGGCGTAGGGCTGCAGTTCGTCAACATCAAGGCCTGGATGCTGGCACTCACGCTCAGCGCAGGCTGGGTGGTAAACGCAGCGGGCCAGCCGGCCACCAACCCGGGCGAGCGCCTGGTGATCATCTGCGGCGTAATGATGGTGTTTGCCTTCACCAGCAATTTTGTCTATGCGTTGGTCGGCTCGCTGCTGCGCCAGTGGCTGGCGCAAGGCGCACGCCTGTTGTGGTTCAACCGGGCGCTGGCCCTGGTGCTGGTGCTCACTGCGTATTGGATGCTGACGCTATGA
- a CDS encoding PhzF family phenazine biosynthesis protein, with protein sequence MRQRPFKQIDVFSDRPGYGNPVAVVLDTDGLDDSDMRRFAAWTNLSETTFLLPPTEAGRAAGADYRLRIFSPNGELPFAGHPTLGTCHAWLQAGHTPQLSGMVIQECALGLVRIAQADGTLAFAAPPLKRSAPSPALVPLIASALGLRPQQILGAQMLDNGPVWLGLLLDSADTVLGLHPDHARLKDLGQDVGVIHVGPAASNTAQPGVVVRAFAAPMGNPEDPVTGTLNASLAEWLIADGLAPRSYLVAQGECLGRAGRVHIHQDDARQIWVGGRAVTCIEGTVLL encoded by the coding sequence ATGCGCCAGCGCCCCTTCAAGCAAATCGATGTCTTCAGCGACCGCCCCGGCTATGGCAACCCCGTGGCCGTGGTGCTCGATACCGATGGCCTGGACGACAGCGACATGCGCCGCTTTGCAGCGTGGACCAACCTGTCAGAGACGACTTTTCTGCTGCCTCCCACCGAGGCCGGGCGCGCAGCGGGGGCCGACTACCGCCTGCGCATCTTCAGCCCCAATGGCGAGTTGCCTTTTGCGGGCCACCCCACCCTGGGCACCTGCCACGCCTGGCTGCAGGCGGGCCACACGCCGCAGCTCAGCGGCATGGTGATCCAGGAATGCGCACTGGGTTTGGTGCGTATCGCACAGGCCGATGGCACCCTGGCTTTTGCGGCACCGCCGCTCAAGCGCAGCGCCCCCAGCCCCGCGCTGGTGCCGCTGATTGCCAGCGCCCTGGGCCTGCGTCCGCAGCAAATTTTGGGCGCGCAGATGCTGGACAACGGCCCCGTGTGGCTGGGCCTGCTGCTCGACAGCGCCGACACGGTGCTGGGCCTGCACCCCGACCACGCCCGCCTGAAGGACCTGGGCCAGGATGTGGGCGTGATCCATGTGGGCCCCGCCGCCAGCAATACGGCGCAGCCCGGCGTGGTGGTGCGCGCCTTTGCCGCCCCCATGGGCAACCCCGAAGACCCGGTGACGGGCACCCTCAACGCCAGCCTGGCCGAATGGCTGATTGCCGATGGCCTGGCCCCCCGCAGCTACCTGGTGGCCCAGGGCGAGTGCCTGGGCCGCGCGGGCCGCGTGCACATCCACCAGGACGACGCGCGACAGATCTGGGTGGGCGGCCGTGCGGTCACCTGCATTGAAGGCACGGTGCTGCTATGA
- a CDS encoding PLP-dependent aminotransferase family protein yields the protein MLMKSSTQSLTEQLSARISERIRNRLLAPGARLPSVRQCAQQNGVSPSTVVAAYDQLLAQGLVEARKNRGFFVRESGRAAGAADGDAHAVNPALESAAANWSTAHWFAARAAGRAGGGVSPVNATALIRGMFHKISDKPQPGMGVFPPQWLESTFMPAAVRKVTSSRSLQDFSLQYGEPLGDAGLRRLLAKKLATLNVHTVPEHIITTVGATHALDIVSRTLLRPGDPVMVEEPGWAVEFARLAALGMHILPVPRRADGPDLEVMAKYCEVHKPKLYVSVSVFHNPTGYCLTPGSAHRILQLANQHNFHVVEDDTYSHIAPEHATRLTALDGLQRTIYVSGFAKILAPNWRIGYLAAAPALVEQLLDTKLLATLTTPALLEKALALCIEQGQLRRHAERIRTRLDAARARSVKLALGAGCTFAAEPVGLFGWVETGVDTDALSQRMLDEGYLLAPGALFHAERKPSTLMRINFATTQDATFWGVFQRVRSEQQGR from the coding sequence ATGCTGATGAAATCATCCACCCAGTCGCTCACTGAGCAGTTGTCTGCCCGGATTTCCGAGCGCATACGCAACCGTTTGCTGGCGCCCGGGGCGCGCCTGCCGTCGGTGCGCCAGTGCGCGCAGCAAAACGGAGTGAGCCCGTCCACCGTGGTAGCGGCCTATGACCAGTTGCTGGCGCAGGGGCTGGTGGAGGCACGCAAGAACCGGGGGTTTTTTGTGCGTGAAAGTGGTCGTGCGGCCGGTGCGGCAGATGGTGATGCCCATGCCGTGAACCCGGCGCTGGAAAGCGCAGCCGCCAACTGGAGCACGGCCCACTGGTTTGCCGCGCGGGCGGCGGGGCGCGCCGGTGGCGGGGTATCGCCGGTCAACGCCACGGCACTCATTCGCGGCATGTTTCACAAGATCAGCGACAAGCCCCAGCCCGGCATGGGCGTGTTTCCCCCGCAATGGCTGGAGTCCACCTTCATGCCCGCAGCGGTGCGCAAGGTGACCAGCTCGCGCAGCCTGCAGGATTTCTCGCTGCAGTATGGCGAGCCGCTGGGCGATGCGGGCCTGCGCCGCCTGCTGGCCAAGAAGCTGGCCACGCTCAATGTGCACACGGTGCCCGAGCACATCATCACCACCGTGGGTGCCACACACGCGCTCGACATCGTGAGCCGCACGCTGCTGCGCCCGGGCGACCCGGTGATGGTCGAAGAGCCAGGCTGGGCCGTTGAGTTTGCGCGCCTGGCGGCGTTGGGCATGCACATCCTGCCCGTGCCGCGCCGCGCCGATGGCCCGGATCTGGAAGTGATGGCCAAATACTGTGAGGTGCACAAGCCCAAGCTCTACGTGAGCGTGAGCGTGTTCCACAACCCCACGGGCTACTGCCTCACGCCGGGCAGCGCGCACCGCATCCTGCAACTGGCCAACCAGCACAATTTTCATGTGGTGGAGGACGACACCTACAGCCACATTGCGCCCGAGCACGCCACGCGGCTCACGGCGCTCGATGGCCTGCAGCGCACGATCTACGTGAGTGGCTTTGCCAAGATCCTGGCGCCCAACTGGCGCATTGGCTATCTGGCGGCGGCGCCGGCGCTGGTGGAGCAACTGCTCGACACCAAACTGCTGGCCACGCTGACGACGCCGGCTTTGCTCGAAAAGGCCCTGGCGCTGTGCATCGAGCAGGGGCAATTGCGCCGCCATGCCGAGCGCATCCGCACCCGGCTGGACGCGGCGCGTGCGCGCAGCGTCAAGCTGGCGCTGGGCGCGGGCTGCACCTTTGCGGCCGAGCCCGTGGGCCTGTTTGGCTGGGTGGAGACGGGGGTGGACACCGACGCGCTGTCGCAGCGCATGCTCGACGAAGGCTATCTGTTGGCGCCCGGCGCGCTGTTCCACGCCGAACGCAAGCCCAGCACGCTGATGCGCATCAACTTCGCCACCACGCAGGACGCAACTTTCTGGGGCGTTTTTCAGCGCGTTCGGTCTGAACAGCAGGGCCGCTGA
- a CDS encoding DHCW motif cupin fold protein has translation MKMHDIPFVTTDWGGLPREEKSAQAGQAFWRTQQFGDLRVRMVEYTPGYVSDHWCTKGHVLLCLNGELHTELADGRQFTLTAGMSYQVADNAEPHRSTAPNGATLFIVD, from the coding sequence ATGAAAATGCACGACATCCCGTTTGTCACCACGGACTGGGGCGGCCTCCCCCGCGAGGAAAAAAGCGCGCAGGCTGGCCAGGCCTTCTGGCGCACCCAGCAGTTCGGCGACCTGCGCGTGCGCATGGTGGAGTACACACCCGGTTATGTATCCGACCACTGGTGCACCAAAGGGCACGTGCTGTTGTGCCTGAATGGAGAGCTGCACACCGAACTTGCCGATGGCCGCCAGTTCACACTGACCGCCGGCATGAGCTATCAGGTGGCGGACAATGCGGAACCCCACCGCTCCACGGCCCCGAACGGAGCCACGCTGTTCATCGTGGACTGA
- a CDS encoding HDOD domain-containing protein, translating to MVQSVLGSLILGYRPLWNSARKLAGIQLFAHNEASAVVDAGHLLRTIQELWTASSPPLLISAQTRQLLFDLLENAPRGAPWIEVRGDWLSDSAIYSRVKAAHQRGLRLVWRGDIGKLPEPDIARCFDISLLTLRPEDAVAALQAPPARTGAPTPSVVLAGQMYENIESRALMEHCLDQGNALALTGWPTEDVLYSMRHHPQQPSHAVIFKLMKAIDAEQSLETFEDIMGEDPLLAYRFMVYTNSAALGLRTGIDSLRRGLVMMGYSSIKRWLSDQLPHASTDLNMQPVRESMVIRAQLTARLLDAGIENDLRREIYLCGLISQLDELLGEPLGTILRRLPLSERIYDATVLHTGPYTAGLQMACALETDDAAAIRQLCETFEMDLEEVNRALLRVLSDLDVERPTGRR from the coding sequence ATGGTCCAATCCGTCCTTGGCAGCCTGATTCTGGGCTACCGCCCCTTATGGAATTCCGCCCGCAAGCTGGCGGGCATTCAGCTGTTTGCACATAACGAGGCATCTGCCGTCGTCGATGCCGGCCATTTGTTGCGGACGATCCAGGAGCTGTGGACCGCCAGTTCGCCGCCTCTTTTGATCTCGGCGCAGACGCGCCAGTTGTTGTTCGATCTGCTGGAGAACGCACCGCGCGGCGCCCCCTGGATCGAGGTGCGTGGCGACTGGTTGTCAGACTCGGCCATTTACTCCCGCGTGAAAGCCGCGCACCAGCGCGGGCTGCGGCTGGTATGGCGGGGTGATATCGGCAAACTGCCCGAGCCTGACATAGCCCGTTGTTTTGACATTAGTTTGCTGACCCTGCGGCCAGAAGACGCAGTTGCTGCGCTGCAAGCGCCCCCCGCACGCACCGGAGCGCCCACGCCCAGCGTGGTGCTGGCCGGGCAGATGTATGAAAACATCGAGAGCCGGGCGCTCATGGAGCATTGCCTGGACCAGGGCAACGCGTTGGCATTGACGGGCTGGCCCACGGAAGATGTGCTCTACAGCATGCGCCACCACCCGCAGCAGCCGTCCCATGCCGTGATCTTCAAACTCATGAAGGCCATCGACGCAGAGCAGTCGCTGGAGACCTTTGAAGACATCATGGGTGAAGACCCCCTGCTCGCGTACCGGTTCATGGTCTACACCAATTCGGCGGCCCTCGGCCTGCGCACCGGCATTGACTCATTGCGCCGGGGCTTGGTGATGATGGGGTATAGCTCCATCAAGCGCTGGCTCTCGGACCAGCTGCCCCACGCCAGCACCGACCTCAATATGCAGCCGGTGCGCGAGTCGATGGTGATTCGCGCCCAGCTCACCGCCCGCCTGCTGGATGCGGGGATCGAGAACGACCTGCGCCGCGAGATCTATCTGTGTGGCCTGATCTCCCAGCTTGACGAGCTGCTGGGTGAGCCCCTGGGCACCATCTTGCGCCGCCTGCCACTGTCTGAGCGCATCTACGACGCGACGGTGCTGCACACCGGGCCTTACACCGCAGGGCTGCAAATGGCCTGTGCGCTGGAAACAGATGATGCCGCGGCGATCCGCCAGCTGTGCGAGACGTTCGAGATGGACCTTGAAGAGGTCAACCGCGCACTGCTGCGCGTGCTGTCAGATCTGGATGTGGAGCGCCCGACGGGGCGCCGCTGA
- a CDS encoding glutathione S-transferase: MLRLWGRLSSINVRKVVWAAQELGITLQRTDAGGQYGIVREAHYLGLNPNGLVPLIEDEDTGAVLWESNPIVRYLCARHSMGELYPEALRERFVAEQWMDWQQTTLNPAGRDAFIQWIRTPAAQRNDALIAASVAATEPLLDLLDAHLARQPFMAGERFTMADIPVGCEIHRWWGLPMDRAARPHLERWYHTVSIRPGARGVLDQPLS, from the coding sequence ATGCTGAGACTCTGGGGTCGCCTGTCGTCCATCAACGTGCGCAAGGTGGTGTGGGCCGCGCAAGAGCTGGGCATCACGCTGCAGCGCACCGATGCGGGCGGCCAGTACGGCATCGTACGCGAGGCCCACTACCTGGGCCTGAACCCCAACGGCCTGGTGCCACTGATTGAGGACGAAGACACGGGCGCCGTGCTGTGGGAGTCCAACCCCATCGTGCGCTACCTGTGTGCGCGGCATTCCATGGGCGAGCTATATCCCGAAGCCCTGCGCGAACGCTTTGTGGCCGAGCAATGGATGGACTGGCAGCAGACCACGCTGAACCCGGCCGGGCGCGACGCGTTCATCCAGTGGATACGCACGCCTGCCGCCCAGCGCAACGATGCACTGATTGCCGCATCGGTGGCGGCCACCGAGCCCCTGCTGGACCTGCTGGACGCCCACCTGGCGCGCCAGCCGTTCATGGCGGGTGAGCGTTTCACCATGGCCGACATCCCGGTGGGCTGCGAGATCCACCGCTGGTGGGGCCTGCCGATGGACCGAGCCGCAAGGCCCCACCTGGAGCGGTGGTACCACACGGTCAGCATCCGCCCCGGCGCACGCGGGGTCCTGGACCAACCGCTGTCCTGA
- a CDS encoding PLP-dependent aminotransferase family protein, protein MKLNDLPQTSTWTLARRAERMNPSVIREILKVTEKPGIISLAGGLPSPKTFPVSAFAEASAAVLANDGPAALQYAASEGFAPLREAIADFLPWNVDPEQVLITTGSQQALDLIAKVLIDTDSRVLVETPTYLGALQAFTPMEPAVVSVASDDEGVLIDDLKAKVGTGANKARFLYVLPNFQNPTGRTMSDARRNELVRAAAELNLPLVEDNPYGDLWFDNPPPAPLTARNPDGCIYMGSFSKVLAPGLRLGFVVAPKAVYPKLLQAKQAADLHTPGYNQRLVAEVMKGNFLDRHVPTIRALYKQQCEAMLTALTKEMQGLGVQWNRPDGGMFLWVRLPEGMSAIELLPKAVERNVAFVPGAAFYADNADQRTLRLSFVTSTVEQIATGIAALAAAIRDQKG, encoded by the coding sequence GTGAAACTGAACGACCTTCCACAGACCAGCACCTGGACCCTGGCGCGCCGCGCCGAGCGCATGAACCCTTCGGTCATCCGCGAAATCCTGAAGGTCACGGAAAAGCCCGGCATCATCAGTCTGGCGGGCGGCCTGCCTTCGCCCAAGACTTTCCCCGTGTCGGCCTTTGCCGAAGCTTCGGCTGCCGTGCTGGCCAACGACGGCCCCGCCGCCCTGCAGTACGCCGCCAGCGAAGGTTTTGCCCCGCTGCGTGAGGCCATTGCCGACTTTCTGCCCTGGAACGTGGACCCCGAGCAGGTCCTCATCACCACCGGATCGCAACAGGCGCTGGACCTGATCGCCAAGGTGCTGATCGACACCGACAGCCGCGTGCTGGTCGAAACCCCCACCTACCTGGGCGCGCTGCAGGCCTTCACGCCCATGGAGCCTGCCGTGGTGTCCGTGGCCAGCGACGATGAAGGCGTTCTGATCGACGACCTCAAAGCCAAGGTGGGCACCGGTGCGAACAAGGCGCGCTTTTTGTACGTGCTGCCCAACTTCCAGAACCCCACGGGCCGCACCATGAGCGATGCCCGCCGCAACGAGCTGGTGCGCGCCGCCGCTGAGCTGAACCTGCCCCTGGTGGAAGACAACCCCTACGGCGACCTGTGGTTTGACAACCCCCCGCCTGCCCCACTCACGGCCCGCAACCCGGACGGCTGCATCTACATGGGTTCGTTCTCCAAGGTGCTGGCCCCCGGTCTGCGCCTGGGTTTCGTGGTGGCACCCAAGGCCGTGTACCCCAAGCTGCTGCAAGCCAAGCAGGCCGCCGACCTGCACACGCCTGGCTACAACCAGCGCCTGGTGGCCGAGGTGATGAAGGGCAACTTCCTGGACCGCCATGTGCCCACCATCCGCGCGCTGTACAAGCAGCAGTGCGAGGCCATGCTGACCGCATTGACCAAGGAAATGCAAGGCCTGGGCGTGCAGTGGAACCGCCCCGACGGCGGCATGTTCCTGTGGGTGCGCCTGCCCGAAGGCATGAGCGCGATCGAGCTGCTGCCCAAGGCGGTGGAACGCAACGTGGCCTTTGTGCCCGGCGCCGCGTTCTATGCCGACAACGCCGACCAGCGCACGCTGCGCCTGTCGTTCGTGACCTCTACGGTCGAGCAGATCGCCACCGGCATCGCAGCGCTGGCTGCGGCCATCCGAGATCAAAAGGGCTGA